From Chryseobacterium salivictor, a single genomic window includes:
- a CDS encoding SufE family protein produces MTIKEKQQETVDAFAFMEDWEQKYEYIIDLGKELKGLPEDRKTDDNLIKGCQSKVWIDAEFKEGKLYFNADSDGILPKGIISLLVSIYSGHTTQEILDSDFKFIEEIGLQEFLSPSRANGLMAMTKQIKFYAVAFQLKS; encoded by the coding sequence ATGACCATCAAAGAAAAACAGCAGGAAACCGTAGATGCATTCGCATTTATGGAAGATTGGGAACAGAAATACGAATACATTATCGATCTTGGGAAAGAACTGAAAGGATTACCTGAAGACCGGAAAACCGATGACAATTTAATTAAAGGCTGCCAGTCAAAAGTATGGATTGATGCAGAATTCAAAGAGGGAAAACTATACTTCAATGCTGATTCTGACGGGATTTTACCCAAAGGAATCATCTCACTTTTAGTCTCTATTTACAGCGGTCATACAACCCAGGAAATTTTAGATTCTGATTTTAAATTCATTGAAGAAATCGGATTGCAGGAGTTCCTTTCGCCGTCACGAGCCAATGGTTTGATGGCAATGACCAAGCAAATTAAGTTTTACGCAGTCGCCTTTCAATTAAAGTCTTGA